The proteins below come from a single Bacteroidales bacterium genomic window:
- a CDS encoding exonuclease domain-containing protein yields MDATNKIIVVALGETCWEEKMAKFYNSESEIIEIGVCLLDPRRGTITRNKAILIKPEKSEVSPYCTRITTITQYLLDKRGILFKKACARLKSEYKTHQYIWASYGNHDFEALGDQCKEQNIDFPLSQNHIDVRELFKRKKKLRKRPLMHEALQILGLPLEGTYHRGVDDARNIAKILYWCISEKIMNEKRFWFL; encoded by the coding sequence ATGGATGCTACCAATAAAATAATTGTTGTTGCACTGGGAGAAACTTGTTGGGAAGAAAAGATGGCAAAATTTTATAATAGTGAAAGTGAGATCATTGAGATCGGAGTTTGCCTGTTGGATCCCCGGAGGGGTACTATTACCCGGAATAAGGCAATTCTGATAAAACCGGAAAAATCCGAAGTTAGTCCTTATTGTACGCGTATTACGACTATTACACAATATTTATTGGATAAGAGGGGGATACTTTTTAAAAAGGCGTGTGCCCGATTAAAATCTGAATATAAAACACATCAATACATCTGGGCCAGTTATGGGAATCATGATTTTGAAGCATTGGGAGATCAATGCAAAGAACAAAACATAGATTTTCCTTTGTCACAGAACCATATCGATGTACGGGAACTATTCAAAAGAAAGAAAAAATTACGAAAAAGGCCTTTAATGCACGAAGCGTTACAAATATTAGGATTACCCTTGGAAGGGACATATCATAGAGGGGTAGATGATGCCCGGAACATTGCAAAGATTTTATATTGGTGTATTTCTGAAAAAATCATGAATGAAAAAAGATTTTGGTTCTTGTAG
- a CDS encoding glycosyltransferase yields MYIVFAVIVFFYGILLVWLWSGWRRLPVSKPVDSSYLSVKITVIIPMRNEEKHIGGLLQDCIHQEYPRHLFKVLVVNDHSFDQSVFVVENLHATGGNITLLHLPEGMGGKKAALYYALSHADGELIVTTDADCRLSPRWLSAIAACYENSRPEMIIGPVIFKETNTFFSKWQALEYLSLTGSAAGSASWTHPVMCSAANLAIKRETMLYYDYIYKNTLASGDDMMMMMEIKKNAGQIKYLKSLDATVMSFPSDGLKEFIHQRNRWTSKSVKYTDPDVIIVALIVFLVNFSILCCFFIGLFRTSYLWFALIMWLIKILADLPFLYSLSRFWKRKKLIRIFIPTQLIYPFYIVSTVFMGILSPVYWKGRKS; encoded by the coding sequence TTGTATATTGTTTTTGCGGTTATTGTTTTTTTCTATGGAATACTTTTAGTATGGCTATGGTCCGGATGGCGTAGGCTGCCGGTGTCCAAGCCGGTGGATTCGTCATATTTATCAGTAAAGATTACTGTAATTATACCTATGCGTAATGAAGAAAAGCATATTGGCGGATTACTTCAGGATTGTATCCATCAAGAATATCCACGACATTTATTCAAGGTACTGGTAGTTAATGATCATTCTTTTGATCAATCTGTATTTGTAGTGGAGAATTTACACGCTACAGGGGGTAACATAACCCTATTACATCTTCCGGAAGGTATGGGAGGGAAAAAGGCCGCTTTGTATTATGCATTGTCTCATGCTGATGGAGAACTTATTGTAACTACTGATGCCGATTGTAGATTATCTCCCCGATGGTTATCAGCTATTGCAGCGTGTTATGAAAATTCCCGTCCCGAAATGATCATAGGTCCTGTCATTTTCAAAGAAACAAATACTTTCTTTAGTAAATGGCAGGCACTGGAATATCTGAGTTTAACCGGAAGTGCGGCAGGAAGTGCATCATGGACGCATCCGGTTATGTGTAGTGCTGCTAACCTTGCTATTAAGCGGGAAACGATGCTGTATTATGATTATATTTATAAAAACACATTAGCTTCGGGGGATGATATGATGATGATGATGGAAATAAAAAAAAATGCCGGGCAAATCAAATATTTGAAATCATTGGATGCAACAGTGATGTCTTTTCCCTCTGATGGCTTAAAAGAGTTCATACATCAACGTAACCGGTGGACATCGAAGAGCGTAAAATATACGGATCCGGATGTTATCATTGTTGCTCTCATCGTATTTTTGGTTAATTTTTCCATCCTGTGTTGTTTTTTTATCGGGTTGTTCCGTACATCATACTTGTGGTTTGCTCTCATAATGTGGCTGATAAAAATACTGGCAGATCTGCCCTTTTTGTATTCATTGTCCCGGTTTTGGAAAAGAAAAAAATTAATCCGGATATTTATTCCTACGCAATTGATCTATCCATTTTATATCGTATCTACAGTATTTATGGGGATTTTATCACCAGTGTATTGGAAAGGAAGAAAAAGTTAG